One genomic region from Phragmites australis chromosome 1, lpPhrAust1.1, whole genome shotgun sequence encodes:
- the LOC133883201 gene encoding alpha-amylase/subtilisin inhibitor-like, with translation MAMSRILLPLLAISLPGIIAGDATKPVYDTDGNELSSDSQYYVRPADDKNAGGDLRARQGELEECPFFLVQARREDTAGLVQFTQRNNSTGGAVHLSSDITIHFTQLATFCVESTNWFVTHRPPFLSSPSGPSQYVAVGTPKAHVDPPLAEVFRIEEHDDGKTKGYKLVSSAGEGPSKDLGLHASSKNRSWMAVTGSPLVVVFKKG, from the coding sequence ATGGCCATGAGTCGtatcctcctcccgctcctcgcCATCTCCCTCCCCGGCATCATTGCTGGGGATGCCACCAAGCCGGTCTACGACACGGATGGCAACGAGTTGAGCAGTGACTCCCAGTACTACGTCCGCCCGGCGGACGACAAGAATGCCGGCGGCGACCTCCGCGCCCGCCAGGGCGAGCTTGAGGAGTGCCCGTTCTTCCTAGTCCAGGCACGCAGAGAGGACACCGCTGGCCTCGTGCAGTTCACTCAACGGAACAACTCGACCGGTGGCGCGGTGCATCTGTCGAGCGACATCACGATCCACTTCACCCAGCTCGCCACTTTCTGCGTGGAATCAACGAACTGGTTCGTCACCCACCGGCCGCCCTTCCTGTCATCGCCGTCGGGGCCAAGCCAGTACGTGGCGGTCGGGACCCCGAAGGCCCACGTCGACCCACCTCTGGCCGAGGTGTTCCGCATCGAGGAGCACGACGACGGCAAGACCAAGGGGTACAAGCTGGTGTCATCGGCCGGCGAGGGCCCGAGCAAAGATCTGGGCTTGCATGCTTCTTCCAAGAACCGATCGTGGATGGCTGTAACCGGCTCGCCTTTGGTGGTCGTGTTCAAGAAAGGATAG